In Deinococcus sp. QL22, the following are encoded in one genomic region:
- the leuS gene encoding leucine--tRNA ligase, producing the protein MTDIKEPRAERYNPHAIEGKWQEQWAADGLYTFREDASKIKYYALTMFPYPSGNLHIGHWYANVAPDARARWMRMRGYNVLFPMGFDAFGLPAENAAIKNNVNPAKWTRENIAYMIGQFGRMGTMIDWSRSFATCDPEYYRWNQWFFTEFFRRGLAYKKDGLVNWCPKDQTVLANEQVVGGHCDRCGTAVERRKLSQWYLKITDYADELLDFANTDMPERVRLMQTNWIGKSVGAEIIFDTPAGPETVFTTRPDTLMGATFLVLAPEHSKVAALTTPEQADTVRAYLEAAGRKTDVERQQDSGEKTGVFTGSYATHPISGHQVPIWVADYVLVTYGTGSIMAVPAHDERDFAFAHKFGLEIREVIRPEGGEGMGENPDASYNGEGLIVNSGEFDGLRGGKASIAQIIAKLDEHGIAKAKTTFRLRDWLVSRQRYWGTPIPIVYCEEHGAQPVPADQLPVKLPDDVEFTPTGQSPLKLNLEWVQTTCPVCGGPAERDTDTMDTFVDSSWYMYRFLSPRDDIHPFDPAEANKLPVDLYTGGIEHAILHLLYSRFWTKAMRDMGLTEQNEPFKWLRNQGMILGPDGDKMSKSRGNVVDPDDLVREYGADTVRAYLLSIAPWEDGGPWDPTGIQGPARWLSRVWRLYFDEEVSGPAKAMTEAELRYATHSALKRVTDDFERLNFNTIFATLNILTDALADAKRSPVRGTPAYAEALDILNLMLAPVVPHVAEELYQQRMGHARGNAGSIHTQTWPQVDEAAATRDTVTLGVQVSGKVRGEVTISKTATQAEAMAAAQALPDVQKYTEGKTVVKEVYVPGRIINIVVK; encoded by the coding sequence ATGACCGACATTAAAGAACCCCGCGCCGAGCGGTATAACCCGCACGCCATAGAAGGCAAATGGCAGGAGCAGTGGGCCGCCGACGGCCTGTACACCTTCCGTGAAGATGCCAGCAAAATAAAATATTACGCGCTGACCATGTTCCCGTACCCCAGCGGAAATTTGCACATCGGGCACTGGTACGCCAACGTCGCGCCCGATGCCCGCGCCCGCTGGATGCGGATGCGCGGCTACAACGTGCTGTTTCCGATGGGCTTTGACGCCTTTGGTCTGCCCGCCGAAAACGCTGCCATCAAGAACAACGTGAACCCGGCCAAGTGGACGCGGGAAAACATCGCCTACATGATCGGGCAGTTTGGGCGGATGGGCACCATGATCGACTGGAGCCGCAGTTTTGCCACCTGTGACCCGGAATATTACCGCTGGAACCAGTGGTTTTTCACCGAATTCTTCCGGCGTGGGCTGGCATACAAAAAAGACGGGCTGGTCAATTGGTGCCCCAAAGACCAGACCGTACTGGCAAACGAACAAGTCGTGGGCGGCCACTGTGACCGCTGCGGCACGGCAGTAGAGCGCCGTAAGCTGAGCCAGTGGTACCTGAAAATTACCGATTACGCCGATGAATTACTGGACTTTGCCAACACCGATATGCCCGAGCGCGTGCGCCTGATGCAGACCAACTGGATCGGCAAAAGCGTGGGCGCAGAAATTATCTTCGATACGCCTGCTGGCCCCGAAACCGTATTCACGACCCGTCCCGATACCCTGATGGGCGCGACCTTTCTGGTGCTGGCCCCCGAACACAGCAAAGTGGCCGCACTGACCACGCCCGAGCAGGCCGATACGGTGCGGGCCTACTTGGAAGCCGCCGGGCGCAAAACCGACGTGGAGCGCCAGCAGGACAGCGGCGAGAAAACAGGCGTCTTTACCGGAAGCTACGCCACGCACCCCATCAGCGGCCATCAGGTGCCGATCTGGGTGGCCGACTACGTGCTGGTCACGTATGGCACGGGTTCCATCATGGCCGTGCCCGCGCACGACGAGCGCGACTTTGCCTTTGCCCACAAATTTGGGCTGGAAATCCGGGAAGTCATTCGGCCCGAAGGCGGCGAGGGCATGGGCGAGAACCCGGATGCCAGCTACAACGGCGAAGGCCTGATCGTGAACAGCGGCGAGTTTGACGGCCTGCGCGGCGGCAAGGCCAGCATTGCCCAGATCATTGCCAAGCTGGACGAGCACGGCATCGCCAAAGCCAAAACCACCTTCCGCCTGCGCGACTGGCTGGTGTCGCGCCAACGCTACTGGGGCACGCCCATTCCCATCGTGTACTGCGAGGAACACGGCGCTCAGCCCGTACCCGCTGACCAGTTGCCCGTGAAACTGCCCGACGACGTGGAATTTACGCCCACTGGACAGAGCCCGCTGAAGCTGAACCTTGAGTGGGTGCAGACCACCTGCCCGGTGTGTGGCGGCCCCGCCGAACGCGACACCGACACGATGGATACCTTTGTGGATTCCAGCTGGTATATGTACCGCTTCCTGTCGCCCCGTGACGACATTCACCCGTTTGACCCGGCAGAAGCGAACAAACTGCCCGTCGACCTGTACACGGGCGGCATCGAACACGCCATTTTGCACCTGCTATACAGCCGGTTCTGGACAAAAGCCATGCGCGATATGGGCCTGACCGAGCAGAACGAACCCTTCAAGTGGTTGCGAAATCAGGGCATGATCCTGGGGCCGGACGGCGACAAGATGAGCAAGAGCCGGGGCAATGTGGTCGACCCGGACGACCTGGTGCGCGAGTACGGGGCCGACACCGTGCGGGCCTACCTGCTGTCTATTGCTCCGTGGGAAGACGGCGGGCCGTGGGATCCCACTGGCATTCAGGGGCCAGCGCGTTGGCTGTCGCGGGTCTGGCGCCTGTACTTTGATGAAGAGGTCAGTGGGCCAGCCAAAGCCATGACCGAGGCCGAGCTGCGCTATGCCACCCACTCGGCCCTGAAGCGCGTCACCGACGACTTCGAGCGCCTGAACTTCAACACCATTTTTGCGACCCTGAACATCCTGACCGACGCGCTGGCCGATGCCAAACGCAGCCCGGTACGCGGCACGCCTGCCTACGCAGAGGCGCTGGACATCCTGAACCTGATGCTGGCCCCCGTCGTGCCCCATGTGGCCGAAGAGCTGTATCAACAAAGAATGGGGCACGCGCGTGGCAATGCAGGCAGCATTCATACCCAGACTTGGCCGCAAGTGGATGAAGCCGCCGCCACCCGCGATACCGTGACTTTAGGCGTGCAGGTCAGCGGGAAGGTACGCGGAGAGGTCACCATTTCCAAGACGGCGACGCAGGCCGAGGCGATGGCCGCTGCCCAGGCCTTGCCGGATGTGCAGAAATACACGGAAGGAAAAACTGTGGTCAAAGAAGTGTATGTGCCGGGCCGAATCATCAATATCGTGGTGAAATAA
- a CDS encoding alpha/beta fold hydrolase, producing MTSGMRILTAALLLNFGTAALAQSSPLAAPSTVSANETVPQLQYQTTVTVSAGALSVPTVSTVRPALGGQRFSFELPGFGPVNVYADTRGVGRPLLLTHSVNAAASAYEMKPVWDAYAGTRPVYALEWPGFGSSARPDLPYTRDLMTRALLLLVARIGTDVDVVSMSLGSEFAARAALQDARIRTLALLSPSGFGTPRGNTQQANADDGGQRLYGTLNTFGTPLYAILRTRPVIELFLNPSFRGPVNVGLIEYAVDTSRQPGAKYAPLYFISGQLFTPDAYTDLYSKLSIPVVVMSDQDAFVNFARLPEFATLPGKSAVRIADTDGLPHWEKMLDVKVTLDAFWRANP from the coding sequence ATGACATCTGGCATGAGAATTCTGACCGCCGCGCTCCTGTTGAATTTCGGCACGGCGGCGCTTGCCCAGAGCAGTCCCCTTGCCGCTCCCAGCACGGTCTCTGCCAACGAAACAGTCCCGCAGCTTCAATATCAGACGACAGTCACGGTAAGTGCGGGCGCTCTAAGCGTCCCTACGGTCAGCACAGTGCGGCCTGCGTTAGGGGGGCAACGCTTCAGCTTCGAGCTTCCCGGCTTTGGCCCGGTCAACGTCTACGCCGACACACGCGGCGTGGGGCGGCCCCTGCTCCTGACCCATTCGGTCAATGCCGCTGCCAGCGCCTACGAGATGAAACCCGTCTGGGACGCCTACGCGGGCACGCGCCCGGTGTACGCCCTGGAGTGGCCCGGCTTCGGCAGCAGCGCCCGCCCCGACCTCCCCTACACCCGCGACCTGATGACCCGCGCCCTGCTGCTGTTGGTGGCCCGCATCGGCACGGATGTGGACGTGGTTTCGATGAGCCTCGGCAGCGAGTTTGCCGCCCGCGCCGCCCTGCAAGACGCCCGTATTCGCACGCTGGCCCTGCTGAGTCCCAGCGGATTCGGCACGCCACGCGGCAACACCCAGCAGGCCAATGCCGACGACGGCGGCCAACGCTTGTACGGCACGCTGAATACCTTCGGGACGCCGCTGTACGCCATTTTGCGAACCCGCCCCGTCATCGAACTGTTCCTGAATCCGTCGTTTCGCGGGCCGGTCAACGTGGGCCTGATCGAGTACGCTGTAGACACCAGCCGTCAGCCCGGAGCCAAATACGCGCCCCTGTATTTTATCAGCGGCCAACTGTTTACGCCCGATGCCTACACGGATTTATACAGCAAACTCAGCATTCCTGTGGTCGTCATGTCCGACCAGGACGCCTTCGTGAACTTTGCCCGTCTGCCCGAATTCGCGACCCTGCCAGGCAAAAGTGCGGTCAGGATTGCCGACACCGATGGCCTGCCCCACTGGGAAAAAATGCTGGATGTGAAAGTCACGCTAGACGCTTTTTGGCGGGCGAATCCCTGA